In Sneathia sanguinegens, one genomic interval encodes:
- a CDS encoding ABC transporter permease gives MKNISKFIIKRILASFVTLLLIISITFVLLHQLPGDPFQGEKAIPPQIKANLMAKYDLDKPLSIQYLTYLKQLSKGDLGLSMKERGRSVNSVIKNSFPVSADLGLRAILFGLIVGIPLGIFSALFRNKLIDRFSMIIAVIGISVPSFIIAGLLQLYAVNIHKEILINKLHLPLGRILLTGWDSPAKKILPVIALGLFIVAEIARLMRSKMIEIMEQDYIKLAIAKGVSPLKIVLTHALRNALLPIITIISPTIAGVLTGSFVIETMFGIPGLGKYYIGSIIDRDYTMVLGVTIFYAAFLILMMIIMDLVYALVDPKIKIEGGK, from the coding sequence ATGAAGAATATTTCTAAATTCATAATTAAAAGAATTTTGGCAAGCTTTGTTACTTTACTTTTAATAATTAGTATTACATTTGTACTATTACATCAATTGCCAGGGGATCCTTTTCAAGGGGAGAAAGCGATTCCGCCACAAATTAAAGCTAATTTAATGGCTAAATATGATTTAGATAAACCTTTATCTATTCAATATTTAACTTATTTAAAACAATTAAGCAAGGGTGATTTAGGTTTATCAATGAAAGAAAGAGGAAGAAGTGTTAATTCCGTTATAAAAAATAGTTTTCCTGTATCAGCTGATTTAGGATTAAGAGCTATCTTATTTGGACTAATTGTAGGTATACCTTTAGGTATTTTTTCAGCCTTATTTAGAAATAAATTAATAGATAGATTTTCAATGATAATTGCTGTAATTGGTATTTCCGTACCTAGCTTTATAATAGCTGGTTTATTACAATTATATGCAGTAAATATTCATAAAGAAATTTTAATAAACAAATTACATTTACCCTTAGGTAGAATTCTATTAACTGGTTGGGATAGCCCCGCTAAAAAAATATTACCAGTCATTGCCTTAGGCTTATTCATAGTAGCAGAAATTGCAAGACTTATGAGAAGTAAAATGATAGAAATAATGGAACAAGATTATATTAAACTAGCTATAGCTAAAGGAGTAAGTCCTTTAAAAATAGTTTTAACACATGCACTTAGAAATGCCTTGCTTCCAATAATAACAATAATATCTCCAACTATCGCAGGAGTTCTAACAGGATCATTTGTTATAGAAACAATGTTTGGTATACCAGGTCTTGGTAAATACTATATAGGTAGTATCATAGATAGAGATTATACTATGGTTTTAGGAGTTACAATCTTCTACGCAGCATTTTTAATCCTTATGATGATAATAATGGATTTAGTTTATGCTTTAGTTGATCCTAAAATTAAAATTGAAGGAGGTAAATAA